Within Candidatus Rubrimentiphilum sp., the genomic segment ATCCTCGAAGATCAAACCGGCTGGCAGCTGACGTATGACGCACCCGCTCCGTCGCCGCTGGCCGCATTCGACACGGATGGCCGCGTGATTCTCATGGAGAGTCTGTCGAAATCGATCTTCCCGGCGCTACGGATCGGGTATCTGTACTGCAAGGGCGCGGTGGCGGAGGCGCTCGAACTCGCCAAAGCTCGCACCGATGTCTTTACGTCGACGCTCACGCAACGCGCGCTCTGGCGTTTCATGAACGGGCCGGCCTATGCGCGGCATCTTCGGTCGGCGCGCGCGCTGTACCGCGAACGCCGCGATGCATTCGTCGACGCGCTCACGCAAGCGGTGCCCTGGTCGGAGTCGCGTCCGCCCGCAGCCGGGATGAACGTTTGGCTGCGGCTGCCGCCCCGCATCTCGACGCAAGCCGCCTTTGACGCGTGTGCCCGTCAAGGCGTGCTGGTGATGCCGGCGGAGCCCTTTTATCCCACGCGGCAGGGGCCGTCCGCGTTGCGCCTATCGTTCGGGCATATTCCCAGCGAGCTCGCCACAGAGGGCGTGCGCCGCCTCGGCGTGGCGCTGGAACGGGTCTAACCGGTCGAGGGGAGCGGCAGTCAAGCGCCGTAACCCAAGTCAGGTGCCCCTGCGACTCCTAGCCTTGGCGCTGACCCTCACCCTGGTCGGCGCGGCGCCCGCACTCACCGTATACTCCTCGCCCGCCGGCAATCGCATCGCCGGCGCGCCGAATTCGAATAACCCATACAATGTGATTCTGCCGAACGGCCGGACCGTTTCGCCGTTCGGAAAGAGCGTCGTGGTCGGCATGAATGCGCTGGGCGTTGCGCTGTCTCCTGACGGAAAATACGCGATCGTTAGCAACGACGACGAACGCGAGGGCGTTGCGACGAGCCGCTACTCGCCGGTGCACGGCGGCTACTCGTTAACCGTGGTCAACACCGCGACGATGCGTGTCACCGATAACTTTACCGCCAACAATGCCAAATTTTTTATCGGCGTGGCGGCGGTGCGCGATCCGGCGCACGCCGGACAGACGCTCGTGATCGCAGCCGGCGGCGGCAGCGACGTTATCTATTTCTTTCAGCTGGACGCGTCCGGAAAGCTGAAGCAAGAGCCGCCGCCGCTGCAGACGATGCCGCCCGTACCGCTGCCGTCGCATCCGCTGAACGCTAACGCGAATCATGCGTTTCCGGGCTGGATTGCGTTGTCAGCCGACCAGCGCAAAGCGTACGTCGTTAATAATCTCGGTAACGCGGTGTCGGCCGTCGATCTTGTGACCCGCTCGCTCTTGCATAACACTTCAGTCGGATACTTTCCGTATGCTGCGGCCATCGCCGGCCGCCGGCTTTACGTGACGAATCCTGGCTTGGCGCTCTATCAAAATCTGCCGCAGCCGGTGCGCTATCCGGAGTTTGCAGCCGTCGCGTCGTCGCCGGAAAATGCATCGTCGCTGAGCATCCTCAGCTTCATGCCGTCAGGTGATCTCGCTCCGCCGGCCACGCCTTCGCTGAGCCTGGACGCAACGCCCGATGGCGTGCAAAACATCGGCGGCGCCGGGCCCAGCGCAATTGCGATCTCCAAGAACGGCCGGTACGCGTACATCTGCATGACGAATGTCGACCGCCTGTCGATAGTGGATCTGTTGGGCACTCCGCATGCCGTGGGCGGCGTCGATCTGCGCCTCTTCGACAAGTCGCCGTATGGGATGCAGCCCAACGCTATCGTGCTGAGCCCGGATGGAAAACGCGCGTACGTCGCTTTGGCGGGAGTCAACGCGATCGCGGTGCTGGATGCTCGTAAGCCCGCGCAGTTACACCGCCTCGGATTGATTCAAACCGGCTGGTATCCCACGGCGCTTGCAATCTCGCGCGACGGGCGCTACCTGTTTGTTACGAATGCCAAAGGATTTGGCCAAGAACCGGGATTCGAGGGTTCGATGCCTTCACGAACCGGCGCGAACGGACACGTCTTCCAGGTTGGCGAGGACAGCAACGTCATCTGGGCCACGCTGCAGAAGATCGATCTGCTCAAGCTGCCGCTGAAAGCCACGACGCTTTCGACGCTGAAAT encodes:
- a CDS encoding bifunctional YncE family protein/alkaline phosphatase family protein, whose amino-acid sequence is MPLRLLALALTLTLVGAAPALTVYSSPAGNRIAGAPNSNNPYNVILPNGRTVSPFGKSVVVGMNALGVALSPDGKYAIVSNDDEREGVATSRYSPVHGGYSLTVVNTATMRVTDNFTANNAKFFIGVAAVRDPAHAGQTLVIAAGGGSDVIYFFQLDASGKLKQEPPPLQTMPPVPLPSHPLNANANHAFPGWIALSADQRKAYVVNNLGNAVSAVDLVTRSLLHNTSVGYFPYAAAIAGRRLYVTNPGLALYQNLPQPVRYPEFAAVASSPENASSLSILSFMPSGDLAPPATPSLSLDATPDGVQNIGGAGPSAIAISKNGRYAYICMTNVDRLSIVDLLGTPHAVGGVDLRLFDKSPYGMQPNAIVLSPDGKRAYVALAGVNAIAVLDARKPAQLHRLGLIQTGWYPTALAISRDGRYLFVTNAKGFGQEPGFEGSMPSRTGANGHVFQVGEDSNVIWATLQKIDLLKLPLKATTLSTLKYTRVPMRAPANEMVPPLRSLTRSTYIKHVVFILQENKTYDSMLGDLTDAQGQPYGKGDPSLVSFGQDITPNLHALAREFGLAVNMYADSDESDAGHQFAAAGIATAYSEKTLLVKGGRYPMVNKNEDAEDYPRAGYIFNNAARAGLTYRDYGDLVRLSGYDEGNASDPRADDPNFRDVNDQTAPTSGLGGLYSLNVVAPAVLRDHIDLNYPGWNLRIRDVRRANEYISDFRNHPMPDFTYIWLPANHGGAGPDIPPLPEEVADGDRALGAIVEFLSHQPEWDSTAIFITPDDAQSSRDHVSEHRTYTIVVSPFARRHFTGSAHLSTVSILKTEEELLGLPALSLGDLLATDMADFFTTSAADAAPYNAIPVPTQTASVEGRRIAALLAYTDQSGPDADVQRSARLIDLSRQADNLALRRAMLSPKYYEAAQQALYAAALRVVK